A stretch of the Rosa rugosa chromosome 5, drRosRugo1.1, whole genome shotgun sequence genome encodes the following:
- the LOC133709102 gene encoding uncharacterized protein LOC133709102 translates to MTAYWIARQQILGHVLATSSAGDPFKELWNRLWKTKVPGKVHVCVWRACQNLLPTRDRLLTKGYEGKPVCLLCAHPLEAISHVFTKCLIVVELFSAAPFHLTTSLMLSMPFKEWMIEVALQLRPHVFEKLLMLIWSLWKNWNEALWENKSKPAAVLQCGAMAWLEDFHKARAPLNNMRNHVKQCWRPAEGNFVKLNVDGAYLPSMSHGDIGGIIRGPHGCFVAAFAHSIPHMCSAKQVELMAIREGLDLAVQMKLQHVIIESDCLAAIQDIAHNGESEFACIIDDILEAKNLLQTGLHLCLVSAIE, encoded by the coding sequence ATGACTGCCTATTGGATTGCACGGCAGCAGATATTAGGGCATGTTCTGGCTACCTCCTCTGCAGGGGATCCATTTAAAGAActatggaatagactttggaaaaccAAAGTTCCAGGTAAAGTGCATGTTTGTGTTTGGAGAGCATGTCAAAATCTGTTGCCTACAAGAGACCGGTTGCTCACAAAAGGTTATGAGGGCAAACCAGTATGCTTACTCTGTGCTCATCCTTTGGAGGCCATTTCACATGTCTTTACTAAATGCCTGATTGTTGTGGAGCTCTTCTCTGCAGCTCCTTTTCACTTAACTACTTCTCTGATGCTAAGTATGCCATTTAAAGAATGGATGATAGAAGTTGCGCTTCAACTCAGGCCTCACGTTTTTGAAAAATTGTTGATGCTTATTTGGTCCCTATGGAAGAACTGGAATGAGGCTTTATGGGAAAATAAATCCAAACCTGCGGCAGTGCTCCAGTGTGGTGCCATGGCTTGGTTGGAGGACTTCCACAAGGCCAGAGCTCCCTTGAATAATATGAGAAACCACGTTAAACAATGTTGGAGGCCTGCTGAAGGGAACTTTGTCAAGCTTAATGTGGATGGTGCTTACTTGCCGTCGATGTCACATGGAGATATTGGTGGCATTATACGTGGACCTCATGGCTGCTTTGTAGCAGCTTTTGCTCACTCCATTCCTCATATGTGTTCTGCCAAACAAGTTGAACTAATGGCTATACGAGAAGGCCTGGACCTTGCAGTACAAATGAAACTGCAGCATGTCATTATTGAATCAGATTGTCTTGCAGCAATTCAAGACATTGCTCACAATGGCGAATCTGAGTTTGCTtgtatcatcgatgatatactAGAAGCCAAGAACTTATTGCAGACGGGTTTACATTTATGCCTCGTAAGTGCAATAGAGTAA
- the LOC133709883 gene encoding TORTIFOLIA1-like protein 4, producing the protein MSGSRRYSLGSPLQPGGSDLKQRVITCLNKLSDRDTLAMAINELEFIARNLTQESFATFLICIHNTDASSKPPVRKQCVSLLTILSNSHGDALAPFLSKMISTVLRRLRDPDSAVRLACVDAVAAMSSKITTPEFASSFLKPLMDTLAVEQDSNSQIGSALCLAAAIDAAPEVEMAQLRRSLARLGKLAKSDGFKAKAALMVLIGSIVGAGGASSKGALDWLVPCVVEFLSSDDWAVRKGAAEALGKVATAETELAPLYKASCLNALESRRFDKVKVVRETMNNALELWKVFAGDSEEVSAPIQSRSSIDNENDRSFAAVSKSSNDAGFRTPQTKKTVPTNRSPPSNGSLVTTAKKGSPQSRYERSSDTTKLNKLDHMKPSDWKIEIAMPNSASSKVSHADDIVASDFGDGESGKNEHNANSMAEDKRVLFSRNRDEKAYKFGGLRSRSRVVPFDDENYDSDAVVCNPAEEVYESPKEAEDLNLIRAQLIQIENQQANLFDLLQRFIGNSQSGLNSLETRVHGLEMALDEISYDLALSTGRIPNTESAENTCCKLPGAEFLSSKFWRRTEGRCSTPRFPSYAGTHPSMNAGPDKDAAAEPSTFNRQRFQQQSRGAYTVIPTTEIHGNSRVHTGHFPDRTPKSILQDAERVQVYNASQFDGVPPTNCIASRNLSRRPSA; encoded by the exons ATGTCGGGCTCCAGGCGATACTCGCTAGGCAGCCCGCTGCAGCCGGGCGGGTCGGATCTGAAGCAGCGGGTCATAACCTGCCTCAACAAGCTCTCCGACCGTGACACTCTGGCCATGGCCATTAACGAGCTGGAGTTCATAGCTAGAAATCTCACACAAGAGTCGTTTGCTACGTTTTTGATCTGCATTCACAACACCGACGCGTCGTCGAAGCCGCCGGTGAGGAAGCAATGCGTGTCGCTGCTGACGATACTGTCGAATTCACACGGCGACGCGTTGGCGCCGTTTCTGTCGAAAATGATCTCCACCGTCCTCCGCCGCCTCCGCGACCCCGACTCCGCCGTCCGATTGGCCTGCGTGGACGCCGTCGCCGCCATGTCGTCCAAGATCACGACGCCGGAGTTCGCCTCGTCGTTTCTGAAGCCGCTGATGGACACGCTGGCGGTGGAGCAGGACTCCAACTCGCAGATCGGCTCGGCGCTCTGCCTCGCCGCCGCGATCGACGCCGcgccggaggtggagatggcTCAGCTGAGGAGGAGCCTGGCGCGGCTCGGGAAGCTGGCCAAGAGCGACGGCTTCAAGGCCAAGGCGGCGCTGATGGTGCTCATCGGGAGCATTGTCGGCGCCGGCGGCGCGTCGAGCAAAGGCGCGTTGGATTGGCTCGTGCCGTGCGTGGTGGAGTTTCTGAGCAGCGACGACTGGGCGGTCAGAAAGGGCGCGGCTGAGGCCCTCGGAAAAGTAGCCACGGCGGAGACAGAGTTGGCGCCACTCTATAAAGCTAGTTGCTTGAATGCTTTGGAAAGCCGGAGATTTGATAAG GTGAAGGTAGTCCGGGAGACTATGAACAATGCATTGGAGTTGTGGAAGGTTTTCGCAGGCGATTCCGAGGAGGTTTCTGCTCCAATTCAATCCAGATCTTCAATCG ATAATGAGAATGATCGATCCTTTGCTGCCGTATCGAAAAGTTCAAATGATGCTGGCTTTAGGACTCCTCAGACAAAGAAAACAGTTCCCACAAACAGGTCCCCTCCATCTAACGGTTCTTTGGTGACCACTGCCAAAAAGGGAAGTCCTCAAAGTAGATATGAGAGAAGTTCAGACACAACCAAGCTCAATAAGTTGGACCACATGAAACCCTCTGATTGGAAAATTGAAATTGCAATGCCAAACTCTGCCTCTTCGAAGGTGTCTCATGCAGATGATATTGTTGCGAGTGATTTTGGAGATGGGGAATCAGGAAAGAATGAGCACAATGCAAATAGCATGGCAGAAGATAAACGTGTACTCTTCAGTAGGAACCGTGATGAAAAAGCATACAAATTTGGTGGTTTGAGATCTCGGTCTCGAGTAGTTCCATTTGATGATGAGAACTATGACTCGGATGCTGTGGTTTGTAATCCTGCAGAAGAAGTTTACGAGAGCCCCAAGGAGGCTGAGGATCTGAATCTGATCCGTGCGCAACTCATTCAGATTGAAAACCAGCAAGCCAACCTATTTGACCTTCTCCAG AGATTCATTGGAAATTCTCAGAGTGGGCTGAATTCTCTTGAGACACGGGTACATGGCCTTGAGATGGCGCTGGATGAAATATCGTATGATTTGGCACTATCAACTGGAAGGATTCCGAACACTGAATCTGCAGAAAACACATGTTGCAAGCTGCCTGGTGCTGAGTTCTTGAGTTCCAAGTTCTGGCGCAGAACAGAAGGGCGGTGTTCTACTCCAAGGTTCCCTTCTTATGCTGGAACCCATCCCTCGATGAATGCTGGGCCTGATAAAGATGCCGCTGCTGAACCGTCTACATTTAACCGCCAAAGATTTCAGCAACAAAGTAGGGGTGCATATACAGTTATCCCGACAACAGAAATTCATGGCAACTCGAGGGTACATACAGGGCACTTTCCAGACAGAACACCAAAGAGCATACTCCAAGATGCTGAGAGGGTCCAAGTTTACAATGCTAGCCAGTTTGATGGGGTCCCTCCAACTAATTGTATAGCATCAAGGAACCTGAGCAGAAG GCCATCTGCTTAG